The Chthoniobacterales bacterium genome includes a window with the following:
- a CDS encoding response regulator transcription factor, translating into MKKSLTILLAEDHMMVREGFRTLLELEPDFSIVGEARDGRTAVALARQLQPDILLLDLAMPRMNGLEAARQIRLAQPACKILILSAHSDDAYVEQALACGVSGFLLKQSSASLLTHAIREVALGRTYFTPSIAKRFRSHQTSLPGKLKKKLTTLTSREREVLQLIAEGKTNKATALELRIGIKTVEKHREHLMAKLDIHDTAGLTRYAISSGIIENSVQITII; encoded by the coding sequence ATGAAAAAATCCCTCACCATTCTGTTGGCAGAGGATCACATGATGGTTCGCGAGGGCTTCCGCACACTCCTCGAACTGGAACCCGACTTCAGCATCGTCGGTGAGGCCCGCGACGGACGGACCGCAGTGGCCCTTGCCCGCCAGCTCCAGCCCGACATCCTCCTCCTCGACCTCGCCATGCCGCGCATGAACGGCCTCGAAGCCGCCCGCCAGATTCGCCTCGCCCAGCCGGCCTGCAAGATCCTCATCCTCTCCGCCCACTCCGACGACGCCTACGTCGAGCAAGCCCTCGCCTGCGGCGTCTCCGGCTTCCTCTTAAAACAATCCTCCGCCTCGCTCCTTACTCACGCCATCCGCGAGGTCGCCTTGGGCCGCACTTACTTCACGCCCTCCATCGCGAAACGCTTCCGCAGCCACCAGACTTCCCTTCCCGGCAAGCTCAAGAAAAAACTAACCACCCTCACTTCCCGCGAACGCGAAGTCCTCCAACTCATCGCCGAGGGCAAAACCAACAAGGCCACCGCCCTCGAACTCCGCATCGGCATCAAGACCGTCGAGAAACATCGCGAGCACCTCATGGCCAAGCTCGACATCCACGACACCGCCGGCCTCACCCGCTACGCCATCAGCTCCGGCATCATCGAGAACAGCGTGCAGATTACCATTATCTAG
- a CDS encoding ATP-binding protein: MKTTPATTPVQLRLALIEAKVELKKEVARRLVVEKNLLKSELHHGLLLKESHLMQEQLRHLTHQVLFAQEQERKEISRELHDDIAQTLTAINVHLATFTKEVTINTQGLKAKIALTQKLVEKSVNIVHRFARDLRPTLLDDLGLIPALHSYLKDFTKRTKVLVAFTAFAGVEKLSNARRTVLYRVAQSALTNIAQHARATHVKVSIQKSGNTIRMTIHDNGRSFAVERVLFAKRQKRLGLLGMRERVEMVGGSFLVESAPGKGTTISAQLPFVDAKGRTPSVAATPTAEIQL; encoded by the coding sequence CTCGTCGTCTCGTCGTTGAGAAAAACCTTCTCAAAAGCGAGCTTCACCACGGCCTTCTCCTCAAGGAATCGCACCTCATGCAGGAGCAACTGCGCCACTTGACCCACCAAGTCCTTTTTGCCCAGGAACAGGAGCGCAAGGAAATCAGCCGCGAACTGCACGACGACATCGCGCAGACCCTTACCGCCATCAACGTCCACCTCGCCACCTTCACAAAGGAAGTCACCATCAACACCCAGGGGCTCAAGGCCAAGATCGCCCTCACCCAGAAGCTCGTCGAGAAATCCGTCAACATCGTCCATCGTTTCGCCCGCGACCTCCGCCCCACCCTGCTCGATGACCTCGGCCTCATTCCAGCGCTCCATTCCTACCTGAAGGATTTCACCAAACGCACCAAGGTCCTCGTCGCCTTTACCGCCTTCGCCGGTGTCGAGAAACTCAGCAACGCCCGGCGCACCGTCCTTTACCGCGTCGCCCAGTCCGCCCTCACGAACATCGCCCAGCACGCCCGCGCCACCCACGTAAAGGTCAGCATTCAGAAATCGGGCAACACCATTCGCATGACCATCCATGACAACGGACGTTCCTTCGCCGTCGAGCGCGTCCTCTTTGCCAAGCGCCAGAAACGCCTCGGACTCCTCGGCATGCGCGAGCGCGTCGAAATGGTCGGCGGCAGCTTCCTCGTCGAGTCCGCCCCCGGCAAAGGCACCACCATCAGCGCACAACTCCCCTTCGTCGATGCCAAGGGCCGCACCCCCAGCGTCGCCGCCACTCCCACCGCAGAGATCCAGCTCTGA